Within the Tursiops truncatus isolate mTurTru1 chromosome 19, mTurTru1.mat.Y, whole genome shotgun sequence genome, the region GCCCGCATCAGTGATCCAAATCTGCATTCCGGGCAGGGCCAGGTTCCCCGGGGCTCGAAGCCTAATTACAGTTTCCCGCTGGCACACTAGGTTCGGTGGAACCTTTCATTCCCCACTTCGAAAAAAAGTTGCAGTTTGCACCTTTTGTCCAGGGCGATGGACAGTTTACTGTGGCTTCTAAAAAGTAATGAGTGGCTCTGATTATGTTAAAATctcttttaattaaatattttgcattttacaaaggCGGCTgcagtttcttttactttttaaatctaaGAGTATAACCTGTTCCCTTTCTGTAATAATACTTCAGCTCATACCCAGAAAAATCAATAggtgtaaaaaattaaattaaacttgtatttttaaactatgaaaCAGTTCTGGGGGAAACACAAATGTATATAGTTATATtacaaaaaaacattaaatgccTGTACAGGTGTCTTAATTTCATAATTTACTTCAAAGATATTGAGTTAtcaatttaaatacaaaaatgctACATTAAATATACAGAATAAGATTTAATAcaaatccttttttaaatttttcttttcagttggttaagacatttttgtttgtgtgtggagatgtttacatttttatgtcaTCCATCTCCAGGAACTATAAACTTTTTAGTAGGAggggtagttttgtttttctctcatgttGATGGAAAAATAACTGCcaaggccatttttttttaataaattaggaAAGTCCAGGACCGACGCAGCCCGCGTTAAATGTCGGACATACCTTTCTTCAATTCATAGGGAGAGTCTTTGCACAGGTCTAGCTGGGACTGGCTCCGCAACATTTTCGGGTCTTTAGCCAAAGCGTCCGCTCGGTTCAACACGGTCTGGTTTAATCCATTGAAATGCGAGCTCGGACCCGTTGTAGGGCCTGGCCCGGGCCCCGGGTGGCCGTGAAGGTGTCCGAAGGAGCCATAGTTCGTGTAGCCAGGATAGAAGGGCGCCGTGTAGTAGAGAGGCCGGGACAGCACTGTCCCGCCTGGAAAGGGACACTGAGCCGAGGGCGAGCGCGATGGCGCCGGTGCTGGTGACGCGCGGCTGCCTCCTAGGGCTTGCCCGGCTACGGGCCCGGGGCACGGTGGGCACGGAGAGCCCTCGCTCCCGCCGCCCCCGTCCTTGACCTTGTCCGAGGATGTGGCGATCTCCGCCAGAGACCACAGTTTGGGCTTGGCGAGCACCGCCTgaggcggtggcggtggcggcgaGTGTATGACCGAGGGCCCTCCGGGACCGGGGGGCAGCTCTCCCGCGGCTGGGTGTGGGCCCGGAGCCGGCGCGCCCGAGGAGTAGTGAGGGGCCGGGTCTTCGGCCAGCCGAGCTGCCGCAGGCCCGGCCGGGGAGGGCCCGCCGGCGCGGGGGGGCCCGGGCAGCGCGTCGAGGCGGCCCTCGGATGGCGGCTCTTTAAAATCCGAGTCGCTGAGGCTACCCTCGGTCTCTTTGCCGGCGGGGGTGGGCGGCCCCTGCAGCCGTTCAAAGCCTGAAGCCGCCTTCTGCTCTGCTCCTCCTGCGGGCAAAACCCAGGCGGTCAGAGGCGCGGAGGCCGCGCGGCGGGGCCCAGGTCCCCGCCCGCAAAGGCAAAGACCCCTGCCCTCAACCTCCAGGCCCTGTGCGCCCCCTCTCCAGTCCCCCTTTTGCTTAACGCACCCTTTCCCGTGTCCACCAACCTGCATCGGGGCCCTCGGGGTCGCCCTTGTCCTCGGGCTTCTGGGGCTCATCCTCGTCGTTCTTCTCCAGATCAatgttctcctcctcctcctcgtcctcgcTGCGGTTCCGCGGCGTCCACGTCATCTTGTTCTCCTTCTTGAGGCGCCGGCGCGCATTAGCGAACCAGGTGGACACCTGGGTGAGGGTCATCTTGGTGATGATGGCCAGCATGATCTTCTCGCCCTTGGTGGGGTAGGGGTTCTTGCGGTGCTCGTTGAGCCAGGCCTTCAGTGTAGCAGTGGCATCTCGCGTGGCGTTCTTCCGGTACGCGGGGTCCCCGTAGGGGTACGAGCCCAGGGGTGCTGCGTACGGGTGGTACCCCAAGGAGCCTGCCATGCCGGGTGTATGGTCGTAGGGAGAGCCctgcagggaaggggcagagagaaagtgagagtggGCCGTGGTCCCCAGTGCCACCTGGGCGACTGAAAGACACTTTCCCTGCGCCCAGGGGTCTTCGGGCTGCGAGGCCCGCACTCAGGCTTTCCCTGGGGTAGGGCTGGAGAGCTCAGACCCTGGGGCAACGCCTCCTCCTCCTCATAAGGAAGCGGGGGCGCCAACTCCTGAGTCCTTGGGGGCGCTTGGAGCCGTCCTGGCTTCCCTGGCCCCTGGGAGGCCCAGGAACGTCCTCCCTCCGTGCGCAGATCCGGCCACGGCGGCCGGGCCCTCTACCCAGAGAGAGGCCTGGGCAGCGGCGGCGACTCTGCGCTCCGCAACCGAGTGGTTGCGCGTTGGGAGCAAGGGTGGTGAGCAAAGGAAATCAAggactttttttccccacagagaaaggcaaacgAAAAGCTAAGCCTTGCCTCGGCACTCCCACCCCTCCAAAAGTGTTACCCCAAACCGAAGCCAAGGCGCTTTTCCAGAAAGTGCACCCGGCCGAAAAATCCCGGATGCACCGCAGCTCGCCCGACTTTTCAGAAATTTAATACCTCCAAATCGGATTGCAAAGATAGGATTACGGATTTGCAACATTTTGGAGGACTAATTAAAGGCGAGGCCAAACACATTTACACAGACTTAGCACGCTTCTGTTCAGATTTCGGGTCTATTTCTTTTGAACTACTGTCTCCAAatggcaaaaccaaaaaaaaaaaaaaaaaaaaagaaaggaaaatgtgcaGGGCGGCCTGGAGCTCACGTTTGCTGCTCTTTAATCGCAGCGACCTCTCCCCAAAAAACACTTTCGCCAACTCAGCGATCCGAGCAAGACGCGGCTCTTCTCTCCGAGCAACTCCTGAACCCGAGGCCCGGGCGAAGCCGAGGGAGACAATCGCCCAAGGTTGCAGGGTCCGCGAGGCTTGGCAGGGGCGGCCCGCGGTGGAGCCGAGGCCCGTGTCCCCCGCAGCCCCCGATCGCCCCAAGCTGCCGCAGCTGCCCTTGCCCGCCCCGGCTCCAGCTCACTCACCACGTACGAAGAGAAGGCGGCGGCTGCCGCCGCCGCGGGGTCGGCGCCGTACTGGAGGTGCGAGTTGTAGCCCGGCGAGGGCGCCGTGAAGGCGGTGGAGCCGGCGTAGGGCGAGAACGCGGAGCCCGACGACGAGCGCCCGAGCTCATCCGTGCGGGGCCCCGAGATGACGCTGGTGCTGTACGCCGGGCACGAGTAGAGCGCCAGCGAGGCGGACGGCTGGTACAAGTAGCCCTGCGGGTAGGACATGGCCACGCACGGGCATGGGGCGCTCCGCGCCGCGGCCGCCAACGAGCCGGGCGGCGCCCTGCGAGGGCGTGCGGGCGGGCACCTGGTCTCCGGCTGCCCCGGGCCGCCGCTCCTCGGGCCCCGGCTCCCGGGCTCCGGCCCGCGGCGCCTCCTCGCTGACTTCCCGCGCGCCTCCGGCTGCGGCCGCCGAGCCCGCTCCTCTGCGCGCCTCGCTCGCCCCGGCAGGGTTTTCCCCCccccctcccttgctgctttctctttttccccctcgCTCTTTGCACTGGGGGGCTCTGCTTTTGGCTTCGCAAAGGTCCTGCCAAGATGCTAAGTTGGAAATTGAGGATTCTGACGCCTTGTGCGCGCCTGAAGCTCCTCCTTCGCGGGGTGTAG harbors:
- the IRX5 gene encoding iroquois-class homeodomain protein IRX-5 yields the protein MSYPQGYLYQPSASLALYSCPAYSTSVISGPRTDELGRSSSGSAFSPYAGSTAFTAPSPGYNSHLQYGADPAAAAAAAFSSYVGSPYDHTPGMAGSLGYHPYAAPLGSYPYGDPAYRKNATRDATATLKAWLNEHRKNPYPTKGEKIMLAIITKMTLTQVSTWFANARRRLKKENKMTWTPRNRSEDEEEEENIDLEKNDEDEPQKPEDKGDPEGPDAGGAEQKAASGFERLQGPPTPAGKETEGSLSDSDFKEPPSEGRLDALPGPPRAGGPSPAGPAAARLAEDPAPHYSSGAPAPGPHPAAGELPPGPGGPSVIHSPPPPPPQAVLAKPKLWSLAEIATSSDKVKDGGGGSEGSPCPPCPGPVAGQALGGSRASPAPAPSRSPSAQCPFPGGTVLSRPLYYTAPFYPGYTNYGSFGHLHGHPGPGPGPTTGPSSHFNGLNQTVLNRADALAKDPKMLRSQSQLDLCKDSPYELKKGMSDI